The following proteins are co-located in the Acanthochromis polyacanthus isolate Apoly-LR-REF ecotype Palm Island chromosome 7, KAUST_Apoly_ChrSc, whole genome shotgun sequence genome:
- the scarb2a gene encoding LOW QUALITY PROTEIN: lysosome membrane protein 2a (The sequence of the model RefSeq protein was modified relative to this genomic sequence to represent the inferred CDS: inserted 2 bases in 2 codons) — protein sequence MTRRSCAIYATGIVCAHLLIVGIALVVAQVFQTMIHSRLKKEITLTEKSQVFESWKNPPPPVYMEYYFFNVTNPEVFLAGGKAAVKQIGPYTYREYRPRENVTFLENGTKLYALNPKTFVFVPEKSAGDPEVDIIRTVNIPFVAVLNELSSYPFLLRTLVSVYMNSLGIEMFMTRTVHEVLWGFKDPLLSKIHNMKPEVDEYFGLMWKKNGTHEGEFVFHTGEENYLDYGKIDTWNGLREMSWWSSNQSNMINGTDGAVFHPLINRNELLYIFAADLCRSIHLAYVKDVEVKGIQAYRFXPPSDVLMXPKDNPTNAGFCVPAGDCLGTGVLKVSVCREGAPIVVSFPHFYQADPVYINAVDGLSPNKEEHETYLDLQPTTGVPIRACKRAQLNIILKRVPGFPKTRYINETIFPIMFVNETATIDDDSAAQMRTLLLIVTLVSNFPVLIVGMGIILLLVLVVLFCRNRQKKNEVKRIDFTEAFHSFATAKDDTAYTQVSDKPDEPSETAANQPMRNGSYIAMSPVEAQKC from the exons ATGACTCGGAGATCCTGTGCCATTTACGCCACCGGGATCGTGTGCGCTCACCTCCTGATCGTGGGGATCGCCCTGGTCGTGGCTCAAGTCTTCCAAACAATGATCCACAGCCGGTTAAAAAAG GAAATTACTTTGACAGAGAAGAGCCAAGTGTTTGAGTCATGGAAGAATCCGCCTCCACCTGTTTATATGGAGTATTACTTCTTCAATGTCACCAATCCAGAGGTGTTCCTGGCAGGCGGGAAGGCAGCTGTTAAACAGATCGGACCTTATACTTACAG GGAATACAGGCCGCGGGAAAACGTAACTTTCCTGGAGAACGGCACCAAGCTTTACGCCCTGAACCCAAAAACTTTTGTCTTTGTGCCTGAGAAGTCGGCCGGCGACCCCGAGGTCGACATCATCAGGACCGTCAACATCCCATTTGTG GCGGTGTTGAACGAGCTGAGCAGCTACCCCTTCCTTCTGAGGACTTTGGTTTCCGTGTACATGAACAGCCTGGGCATCGAGATGTTCATGACCCGCACCGTCCATGAGGTCCTGTGGGGCTTCAAAGACCCTCTGCTCTCCAAGATTCACAACATGAAGCCCGAAGTGGACGAATATTTTGGGCTGATGTGGAAG AAAAACGGCACCCATGAAGGGGAGTTTGTGTTCCACACCGGCGAGGAGAACTACTTGGATTATGGAAAGATCGACACGTGGAACGGCCTGAG GGAAATGTCGTGGTGGTCCTCCAATCAGAGCAACATGATCAACGGGACGGACGGCGCCGTCTTCCACCCGCTGATTAACAGGAACGAGCTGCTCTACATCTTCGCCGCCGATCTCTGCCG GTCTATTCACCTGGCCTATGTGAAGGACGTGGAGGTGAAGGGGATCCAGGCTTATCGCT GCCCCCCGAGCGATGTCCTCA AGCCCAAAGACAACCCCACCAACGCCGGCTTCTGTGTGCCGGCCGGGGACTGCCTCGGCACCGGAGTGCTCAAAGTCAGCGTTTGTCGAGAAG GTGCTCCCATCGTGGTGTCCTTCCCCCACTTTTATCAGGCCGACCCCGTTTACATCAACGCCGTCGACGGGCTCAGCCCCAACAAGGAGGAGCACGAGACGTACCTCGACCTGCAGCCG ACAACGGGGGTTCCCATTCGTGCCTGCAAGAGAGCACAGCTCAATATCATTCTGAAGAGGGTCCCCGGCTTCCC CAAAACTAGGTACATCAACGAGACCATTTTCCCCATCATGTTCGTCAATGAG ACGGCGACGATCGACGATGACTCAGCAGCTCAGATGAGGACGCTGCTCCTCATCGTGACTCTGGTGTCCAACTTCCCAGTGCTCATCGTGGGCATGGGCATCATCCTGCTGCTGGTGCTCGTTGTCTTGTTCTGCCGAAACCGCCAGAAGAAG AATGAAGTAAAACGTATTGATTTTACTGAAGCTTTTCATTCTTTTGCT ACGGCGAAAGACGACACGGCCTACACGCAGGTCAGCGACAAACCGGACGAGCCGTCGGAAACGGCGGCCAACCAGCCGATGAGGAACGGCTCCTACATCGCCATGTCTCCAGTGGAGGCGCAGAAGTGTTGA